AGAATTCAATGGCCTGGCAAATATGACTGGTGAAAGCAGAAAATAAACAGTTTCAGGAGGTTTTGAGATGGTATACGAACTGAAGTTGGAAGAGCTGGAAGCCCGCGTCGCTCCGTCCAAGTACGGCGCCGACGGCTAAGTTGCCGGCGGTCTTAAGGACCGGCGAATGAAAGCTTCAAGGCAGGATTATCATCCTGCCTTTTTTTGTGGCAGGGAGTCGGTGAAAAAGCCTGATGAGTGCAACAAACTCTGTAAGAAAGCGGCTCGAAGTCAAATAGGCTAAGTGAAAAGAGCAAATCGGCTACGCAGCCGCTCGACGTTCACGCTAGTAAACATTACTAGGAGGTTTTGGAATGGTTTACGAACTGACTTTGGAAGAGTTGGAAGCTCGTATCATCCCGTCCAAGTACGGCGCTGGTTGAGATACCGGGCACAGAGGCACCTTAGCCTTTACTGTAAATTCCAAGGGCAGGATCATCACTCTTGCCCTTTTTCTTTTCTCGTCGAAAACATCTCTCCCGGTAAGAAATCCGACTGTGAACAAATAGGGTAGTCGGACGAAGTTAATTAAGGTTCCCGGATAACCACGGCAATAAACACTTTCCGGAGGTTTAAGATGGTCTACGAATTGACACTGGAAGAGCTTGAAGCTCGTATCATTCCGTCAAAGTACGGAACCGGATAAGTTTTTTGCACAACAGGGGCGTTGAGCCCTGAGCCCTATCGGATGCAAAAAAGAGAGGCAGCCTCAATGGCTGCCTTTTCTTATTTCATTACGAGAACTCGTTTCTATTTCTTCTTCGGCTGGAAACGTGGAAGAGTAAGGGCTATCGTGGTTCCTTCAGAGTATACCGAGCTGGCGACAAGGTCGCCGCGATGCTGCTTGACTATCCTTTTGGCGTGATACAGACCCAGACCGTGACCGCTCTTCTTGGTCGAGAAATGCATATTGAAAATCTTGCCCATTGTCTCCTCGGTCATACCCACCCCGTTGTCGGATATTTCGACTGTCACCTTTTCTCTAAGCTTATCGTAAGATGCTCTTATCTCTATTTCCCTCTTAAGCTCCTGTCCTTCGGCCTGATACTCGACTGCCTTTTCTTCGATCGCATCGGCGCAGTTGTTCAAAATGTTGAGTAGAACCCGTTGAATCTGACCCACATCCATTTCGAGGTTGGGAATCTCCTGGCTCATTTCGATAGTGAAATGTGTTTTCTTAAACCCCGGCTGCATCCTCAGCGAGAATAACAGGTCTTCTATCAAGTGTTTGATATCATAGCTGATATAATCCGGACCGGGCTCGGAGAAATCAATAAGACTGTCCACGAACTGCCTGATTCTGACGATGTTCTCGGTAACCTTTTGAATGCTGTCTTTGGCCTTAGCGTATTTCTTGCCTTCGATTTCCCGTTCGGCGTCTTCACTCCCGCGGCTGGCCCCGCGAAGGTACTCCTCGAGTTCTCGGGCTACCGAAGATGCTACCTCTCCTTTGGCCGCGAGTTTTTCCGAAAGTACAAGATATTTCTCCATGAGGACTTTATCCGTGATGTCCTCGACTGTTATAACCAGCCCGCCGCAATCGACGCCCTTGAGCGGCGACATCCTGATGGATATCACTTTTTCCACGTAGCCGGTGTTGTGGTAATACCTGTCATGAGAATAATCCTCCTGCGTGGACAGGGCGATATTGATCATGTACTGCCAGCGAGACTGCTCTTTCTCAGGCAGAAGGTCACAGAAAATTGTCGGCGTGGTTCCCCGTGATACCAGGCTCACGCGGTCCCGGTTGATATCAAGTACTTCCAACGCGGCGGAATTAATCGCCACAACCTGACAATGACTGTCTATCGCGATGATGCCGACCGGAGTCCTGCTGATAATATCGCTCAGAAGACCGGCTTCCGCATGATCCGCGGCCGGTAGAGTGTCGTCTTGCCGAGAATGAGCGACTGTTGCCTTTTTCGCCGCCCCGCTTTTTTCCTCAGTTTTGCGCATAGCTGTGCTCTTCTCCCGGAAAATGCCTTAGTTATATATCGGTAGAAAAGCCGGCTAGATTTAACCAAACTGTCTCGCAGTGGTCGAGTTGTTACTGGCGGGGTGTGATTTCAGACAACAAGAAGTCGCGCGACTTGACTTTCCAGTCTTCGCGGCCGAAATCGGTCAGGTCGAGAAAACCCCTGAAAAGCCACCTGATGGGGGACTCACCGGTCGTATCAGCCCGCTCGATATCAGCAAGATTCAGCCCGGTCAGCGAGATACACGTCACAGCGATCTCGACAAAATAGCTTTTGCCCCGCTCGAGTGAGTCAATGACCGCAAGTCCTATGTTTATGGAATCAACCATGAACTGGTGCAGCCTCGCCAGGGAAAGAAAATTGCGCTCAACAACGCTGTCTGTGGAAAGGTCAGAAAAGAAGTAATCTTCGGTAACGATACGATAGCCGAACTTGTTAACACCTGTGACCTCGGAAATTTCCCTGGACCCCCAGAACTTTTTGGGACGATGCAGCGAGATTGTATACTCAATGGCGTGATCAACGCCCTCCCGCATCAAATCAATCCTTCGAGATGATATCAGCGGAGACAGATTAAGCCAGACTGTCATCCCGCCGTTGTTGTCGAAAATATCAAAGTTAATGACATCCGGCTCCGATGTCTGCGTCCGTGCCACGGAAGCAAGCATAAGAACCAGAGCGATTGCCAATAAACAAAACCTGCTGCTCATCGCCGCCCTTACCGGTGGCCGCGCGGATCAGAAAACATGATCCAGGCGCACATAAAATATCG
The sequence above is drawn from the Candidatus Zixiibacteriota bacterium genome and encodes:
- a CDS encoding ATP-binding protein; this translates as MRKTEEKSGAAKKATVAHSRQDDTLPAADHAEAGLLSDIISRTPVGIIAIDSHCQVVAINSAALEVLDINRDRVSLVSRGTTPTIFCDLLPEKEQSRWQYMINIALSTQEDYSHDRYYHNTGYVEKVISIRMSPLKGVDCGGLVITVEDITDKVLMEKYLVLSEKLAAKGEVASSVARELEEYLRGASRGSEDAEREIEGKKYAKAKDSIQKVTENIVRIRQFVDSLIDFSEPGPDYISYDIKHLIEDLLFSLRMQPGFKKTHFTIEMSQEIPNLEMDVGQIQRVLLNILNNCADAIEEKAVEYQAEGQELKREIEIRASYDKLREKVTVEISDNGVGMTEETMGKIFNMHFSTKKSGHGLGLYHAKRIVKQHRGDLVASSVYSEGTTIALTLPRFQPKKK
- a CDS encoding DUF4390 domain-containing protein, which encodes MSSRFCLLAIALVLMLASVARTQTSEPDVINFDIFDNNGGMTVWLNLSPLISSRRIDLMREGVDHAIEYTISLHRPKKFWGSREISEVTGVNKFGYRIVTEDYFFSDLSTDSVVERNFLSLARLHQFMVDSINIGLAVIDSLERGKSYFVEIAVTCISLTGLNLADIERADTTGESPIRWLFRGFLDLTDFGREDWKVKSRDFLLSEITPRQ